In one Achromobacter spanius genomic region, the following are encoded:
- a CDS encoding SapC family protein: protein MTTQTSLPLFYEQPRPLAAGVHANLSLAGNTGFAYAANTNAVPLVATELPTACRHFPIVFTDGEQPTPVAVLGVRGQENLFVDADGQWRAGVYIPAYIRRYPFIFMENEDRSQFTLCVDEKAASVVEGRDNPFFDDAGEPTDLARSALDFCRDYQNQHAYTMEFAQALAAADLLIENRADITLPDGQRLAMSGFKVIDEAKFNKLSDEEFLRWRANGWLPLVYCHLLSINTWPALINQVQPVAAAEEGSAEA, encoded by the coding sequence ATGACTACGCAGACTTCGCTTCCCCTGTTCTACGAACAACCCCGCCCCCTGGCGGCCGGCGTGCACGCCAACCTGTCGCTGGCCGGCAACACGGGCTTTGCCTACGCCGCCAACACCAACGCGGTGCCGCTGGTGGCCACCGAGCTGCCCACCGCGTGCCGCCATTTCCCCATCGTCTTCACCGACGGTGAGCAGCCCACGCCCGTGGCGGTACTGGGTGTGCGCGGCCAGGAAAACCTGTTCGTCGACGCCGACGGCCAATGGCGCGCCGGCGTCTACATCCCGGCCTACATCCGCCGCTACCCCTTCATCTTCATGGAAAACGAAGACCGCAGCCAGTTCACGCTGTGCGTCGACGAGAAGGCCGCATCGGTGGTTGAAGGCCGCGACAACCCGTTCTTCGACGACGCTGGCGAACCCACCGACCTGGCCCGCAGCGCCCTGGATTTCTGCCGCGACTACCAAAACCAGCACGCCTACACGATGGAGTTCGCGCAGGCCCTGGCCGCCGCCGACCTGCTGATCGAGAACCGCGCCGACATCACCCTGCCCGACGGCCAGCGCCTGGCCATGTCCGGCTTCAAGGTGATCGACGAAGCCAAGTTCAACAAGCTGTCGGACGAAGAGTTCCTGCGCTGGCGCGCCAACGGCTGGCTGCCGCTGGTGTACTGCCACCTGCTGTCGATCAACACCTGGCCAGCCCTGATCAATCAGGTGCAGCCGGTGGCAGCGGCGGAAGAAGGCTCCGCCGAGGCGTAA
- a CDS encoding aldolase, whose translation MDDKKLQSDAFFKRSADKLDFGNWNVQEKIALSCRILAREGHSETLAGQITVKNDDGTFFTTALAQAFDEIRPDTVIRINDNMDVLEGAGTPNPAVRFHFWVYRNRPDVRCIVHTHPPYVSTLTMTGRPLVVSHMDATPFHNDCAHLKEWPGLPIADQEGEIISAALGNKRCVLLANHGFLAATSSVEETLYLSVLIERAARNQLLAAAAYGEVKPVDDALAAESHDFLLKPSIVRASFAMFARRIERQGSA comes from the coding sequence GTGGATGACAAGAAACTGCAGTCCGATGCGTTCTTCAAACGGTCGGCTGACAAGCTGGATTTCGGCAACTGGAACGTGCAGGAGAAGATCGCGCTAAGTTGCCGGATCCTGGCTCGGGAAGGGCACTCCGAGACCCTGGCCGGACAGATCACGGTGAAGAACGACGACGGCACGTTTTTCACGACGGCGCTGGCCCAGGCGTTCGATGAGATCCGCCCCGACACGGTCATTCGCATCAACGACAACATGGACGTGCTGGAAGGAGCGGGCACGCCCAACCCCGCCGTGCGTTTTCACTTCTGGGTCTATCGCAACCGGCCGGACGTGCGCTGCATCGTGCACACGCATCCGCCTTATGTGTCGACGCTGACCATGACCGGCCGCCCGCTGGTGGTGTCGCACATGGACGCCACGCCGTTTCATAACGACTGTGCGCATTTGAAGGAATGGCCGGGCTTGCCGATCGCCGATCAGGAAGGCGAAATCATTTCCGCTGCCTTGGGGAACAAGCGATGTGTGCTGTTGGCCAACCATGGTTTTCTGGCGGCGACCAGCTCGGTGGAAGAGACCTTGTATCTGTCGGTGCTGATCGAGCGCGCCGCGCGTAATCAGTTGCTGGCGGCGGCCGCTTACGGCGAAGTGAAGCCGGTGGATGATGCGCTGGCGGCGGAGTCGCATGATTTTTTGCTCAAGCCCAGCATCGTGCGCGCGAGCTTTGCGATGTTTGCGCGCCGGATTGAACGGCAGGGTTCAGCGTAA
- a CDS encoding helix-turn-helix domain-containing protein: MHVAQSLPPAASQQEPDLNFAPRFRPFYEAELSGYQARLDKLVLPGDFLPLTLQPRLHLQACRLRAGGLAVNLESTPMRVQHRAEHAADAMRAEFLASFIIEGHGVISQNGASLPVETGDIIFRTTALPSEVRMLTDSRLVVIKGSLLNLLGMHLQDISQFTAQRAASTLPMVRTAHHCLGHVFFEQADTVSPTSSMFAEQALISLLAAIYTSQALEQLPTTERGPIESWQAITSYVDTHIVDSDLSVAAVARALRASSRWVHRLFQMRGIQYGQYVRERRLELARTALVDPCKAHVAVKDIALSCGFQDASHFSRCFQQRFGSPPNKYRASVLAQD, encoded by the coding sequence ATGCACGTTGCCCAATCGCTTCCGCCTGCCGCCTCACAGCAGGAACCTGACCTGAACTTCGCCCCCCGTTTTCGTCCCTTCTACGAAGCCGAACTGTCCGGTTATCAGGCCCGCCTGGACAAGCTGGTGCTTCCTGGAGATTTCCTTCCGCTTACCCTGCAACCGCGCCTGCATTTGCAAGCGTGCCGGCTGCGCGCGGGCGGCTTGGCCGTGAACCTGGAGTCCACCCCCATGCGGGTCCAGCATCGCGCCGAACACGCGGCCGATGCGATGCGGGCGGAGTTCCTGGCCAGCTTCATCATTGAAGGGCACGGGGTCATCAGCCAGAACGGCGCAAGCCTGCCCGTGGAAACGGGCGACATCATTTTTCGTACGACGGCCCTGCCTTCTGAAGTGCGCATGCTGACGGATTCCCGGCTGGTCGTGATCAAAGGTTCGTTGCTGAATCTGCTGGGCATGCATTTGCAGGATATTTCGCAGTTCACCGCCCAACGCGCGGCGTCGACGCTGCCGATGGTGCGCACGGCGCACCACTGCCTGGGGCATGTGTTCTTTGAGCAAGCCGACACGGTCAGCCCCACGTCCAGCATGTTTGCCGAACAGGCGCTGATCTCCCTGCTTGCCGCCATCTACACCAGCCAGGCACTGGAGCAACTGCCCACCACCGAACGCGGCCCCATCGAAAGCTGGCAGGCAATCACCAGCTACGTGGACACGCATATCGTCGACAGCGACTTGTCCGTCGCGGCGGTGGCCCGCGCGTTGCGGGCGTCCAGCCGCTGGGTGCATCGCTTGTTCCAGATGCGCGGCATTCAATACGGCCAGTACGTGCGCGAACGCCGGTTGGAACTGGCCCGCACGGCGCTCGTTGATCCGTGCAAGGCCCATGTGGCGGTCAAGGACATTGCGCTGTCCTGTGGCTTTCAAGATGCCAGCCATTTCAGCCGCTGCTTCCAGCAACGCTTCGGCAGCCCGCCCAACAAATATCGCGCGTCGGTTCTGGCGCAGGATTAG
- a CDS encoding MFS transporter — protein MEAISRPDVNVGAGKKPNLLRISVATVVGTAVEAFDFLAYGTAAALVFNKLFFPQFDPLTGTLAAFAAFASGMLARPVGGILFGHFGDRIGRKSMLTLSLLMMGICTVLIGLLPTYEQIGVWAPILLVALRIGQGLSFGGELGGAMLMAVEHAPPRWRGFFGSLPLVGAPLGILLSVGAFALVTRLPEEDFLSWGWRLPFLASAVLIVVGILIRRGIDESPDFARVKSEQTQVKLPVAELLGKHGKALLLCVGCKLAEVTLIYTFLVFSVSYAVSTLGFNRSDALQALLYGAAVMTFTIPVFGMLGDRYGARRVCGWGGLLLGVMAIPIFMAVGSGSLLAYSVAAFVAMALNYAMMIAPQSSLYAAQFPPELRYSGLSIGVQFSAAIGGGLAPMVSAMLVARFDSIVPVGGYLAVLGVIAGTSAFLMKPTPARRAT, from the coding sequence ATGGAAGCAATCTCTCGACCGGACGTGAATGTGGGGGCTGGAAAAAAGCCGAATCTGCTTCGAATATCCGTGGCGACCGTGGTGGGAACCGCCGTCGAAGCGTTTGATTTTCTTGCGTACGGCACGGCCGCGGCGCTGGTGTTCAACAAGCTGTTCTTTCCGCAATTCGACCCCTTGACCGGCACCTTGGCTGCGTTTGCCGCGTTCGCCAGCGGCATGCTGGCGCGTCCCGTGGGCGGGATCCTGTTCGGGCACTTTGGGGATCGCATTGGGCGCAAGTCCATGTTGACGCTGAGCCTGCTGATGATGGGCATCTGCACGGTGCTGATCGGGCTGCTGCCCACCTATGAGCAGATTGGCGTGTGGGCGCCGATCTTGCTGGTGGCGTTGCGTATCGGGCAGGGCCTGTCGTTTGGCGGCGAGCTGGGTGGCGCCATGTTGATGGCGGTGGAACACGCGCCGCCACGCTGGCGGGGCTTCTTTGGCAGCCTGCCCTTGGTGGGGGCGCCGCTGGGCATTTTGCTATCGGTGGGCGCGTTTGCCTTGGTGACGCGGCTGCCGGAAGAAGACTTCCTGTCCTGGGGCTGGCGCCTGCCATTTCTTGCCAGCGCGGTGCTGATCGTGGTTGGGATATTGATACGCCGAGGCATCGATGAATCGCCCGATTTTGCTCGCGTCAAATCCGAGCAGACCCAGGTCAAGCTGCCGGTGGCGGAATTGCTGGGCAAGCATGGCAAGGCGCTGTTGCTGTGCGTGGGCTGCAAGCTGGCCGAAGTGACGCTGATCTACACCTTCCTGGTCTTCTCCGTGTCGTACGCGGTGTCCACGCTGGGTTTCAACCGGTCTGACGCGCTGCAAGCGCTGCTGTACGGCGCGGCCGTGATGACGTTCACCATTCCCGTGTTCGGTATGTTGGGCGACCGCTATGGCGCCCGGCGCGTGTGCGGCTGGGGCGGGCTGCTGCTGGGCGTGATGGCGATACCTATCTTCATGGCCGTGGGCAGTGGCTCGCTGCTGGCTTACAGCGTGGCGGCGTTTGTGGCCATGGCCTTGAACTACGCGATGATGATTGCCCCGCAATCCAGTCTGTATGCCGCGCAGTTTCCGCCAGAGCTGCGGTACTCGGGCTTGTCGATCGGCGTGCAGTTCTCCGCGGCAATTGGCGGCGGTTTGGCGCCCATGGTGTCGGCCATGCTGGTGGCGCGCTTTGACAGCATCGTGCCCGTGGGCGGCTACCTGGCCGTGCTGGGCGTGATTGCAGGCACGTCGGCATTCTTGATGAAGCCCACCCCGGCACGGCGCGCTACTTGA
- a CDS encoding glutathione S-transferase family protein: protein MITLYDHPRSGNCYKVRLFLSLINLPYRREFIDVLARKNQTDAFERISAWRQVPAIDDDGLAVWDSHAILLYLAQKHAPQWLASQPHSAQMFSWISVSANEIANSLQPLRLTKVVSLAEAAHHLGVSEAMLDVQGLQQRTDRLLSLLEKRLAASPWLATTPSVADIACYGYLALAEEAEIDVNAYPAIAAWRRRIEALPGYVAPGQVT, encoded by the coding sequence ATGATCACGCTCTACGACCACCCCCGATCCGGCAACTGCTACAAGGTGCGCCTTTTTCTGTCGCTGATCAATTTGCCCTATCGGCGCGAATTCATCGATGTGCTGGCGCGCAAGAACCAGACCGACGCGTTTGAACGCATCAGCGCGTGGCGGCAAGTGCCGGCGATTGACGACGACGGCCTGGCGGTTTGGGACAGCCACGCGATTCTGCTTTACCTGGCGCAGAAGCACGCCCCGCAATGGTTGGCGTCGCAGCCTCATAGCGCGCAGATGTTCTCCTGGATTTCGGTGTCGGCAAACGAGATTGCCAACAGCTTGCAGCCGCTGCGCCTGACCAAGGTGGTGAGTCTTGCCGAGGCCGCCCATCACCTGGGTGTAAGTGAGGCCATGCTTGATGTGCAGGGGCTGCAACAGCGGACCGATCGTTTGCTGAGCCTGCTTGAAAAGCGCCTTGCCGCAAGCCCTTGGCTGGCAACCACACCCAGCGTTGCGGATATCGCCTGCTATGGCTATCTGGCATTGGCCGAAGAGGCCGAGATTGATGTGAACGCCTATCCCGCGATAGCGGCTTGGCGTCGTCGTATTGAAGCACTGCCGGGCTACGTCGCGCCCGGACAGGTGACGTAA
- a CDS encoding SDR family oxidoreductase produces MTMDLQLKGKRVLVTAGTQGLGKAVVELFVELGATVLTTARNEPADARGALFALADLSTVEGCDEVVRAVASTLGGVDVIVHVLGGSSAPGGGYAALDEDVWQRELALNLLPAVRLDRALLPGMVAQGGGVVVHVTSIQRAMPLPEATTAYAAAKAALSTYSKSLSKELAPKGVRVVRVAPGWIETEAAVALAQRLASEAGTDYEGGKQIIMNSLGGIPLGRPAKPAEVADLIAFLASNRAAAITGTEYVVDGGTIPTA; encoded by the coding sequence ATGACCATGGACCTGCAACTGAAGGGCAAGCGCGTGTTGGTGACGGCCGGCACGCAAGGGCTGGGCAAAGCAGTCGTTGAGTTGTTTGTCGAACTGGGTGCGACGGTGTTGACGACCGCGCGGAACGAGCCAGCGGACGCACGCGGCGCGTTGTTTGCCTTGGCGGATCTTTCAACCGTGGAAGGGTGCGATGAGGTAGTGCGCGCCGTCGCGTCGACGCTGGGCGGCGTGGACGTCATCGTCCATGTGTTGGGCGGGTCGTCCGCGCCCGGCGGCGGCTACGCTGCGCTGGACGAAGACGTGTGGCAGCGCGAGCTGGCGCTCAATCTCCTTCCTGCCGTGCGGCTGGATCGCGCCTTGCTGCCCGGCATGGTGGCGCAGGGCGGTGGCGTGGTGGTCCACGTTACGTCGATCCAGCGTGCGATGCCGCTGCCGGAAGCTACCACGGCATACGCCGCCGCCAAGGCCGCGCTTTCCACCTATAGCAAGAGCCTGTCGAAGGAGCTTGCGCCCAAGGGCGTGCGGGTGGTGCGCGTGGCGCCCGGGTGGATCGAGACGGAAGCCGCCGTCGCCCTGGCCCAGCGGCTGGCCAGCGAAGCGGGCACCGATTACGAAGGCGGCAAGCAGATCATCATGAATTCGCTGGGCGGCATCCCCTTGGGCCGGCCCGCCAAGCCCGCCGAGGTCGCTGACCTGATTGCCTTCCTGGCATCCAACCGTGCAGCCGCCATCACGGGTACGGAGTATGTCGTGGACGGGGGAACGATACCCACGGCTTGA